Proteins co-encoded in one Arthrobacter alpinus genomic window:
- a CDS encoding Asp23/Gls24 family envelope stress response protein: MNPTHDCDRRIEALSDYLDSGTSPDAEHIEHCPQCQAQLAGLRSLSAAALLMMDDDVASAAADDTGWLDGILANLRLESRAGRSIPLSGGGADDGELDELSETEGAVIALVRTVGDSLGGVLIGRCQLDGDVSVPGAPVDVKINVSARYGYPLPSLAEELRDAVFAELLVETELNVMAVHVTFTDMRPPVVGNGYGESGKGRS, from the coding sequence ATGAACCCCACGCATGATTGCGATCGGCGCATCGAAGCCCTCAGCGACTATTTGGACAGCGGTACGTCCCCCGACGCCGAGCACATTGAGCATTGCCCGCAGTGTCAGGCACAACTTGCCGGGCTGCGCAGCCTTAGTGCCGCGGCGCTTTTGATGATGGACGACGACGTTGCTTCCGCAGCTGCCGATGACACCGGCTGGCTTGATGGCATCTTGGCGAACCTGCGCTTGGAGTCACGGGCGGGCCGCTCGATTCCGCTCAGTGGCGGCGGCGCGGATGACGGCGAATTGGACGAGTTGAGTGAGACCGAAGGCGCCGTCATTGCGCTGGTCCGCACTGTTGGCGATTCCTTGGGCGGGGTGCTCATTGGGCGCTGCCAGCTCGATGGAGACGTCAGCGTGCCTGGAGCCCCGGTGGATGTGAAGATCAATGTCTCAGCCCGTTACGGTTACCCGCTGCCGTCGCTCGCGGAGGAGTTGCGTGACGCTGTTTTTGCCGAGTTGCTGGTGGAAACAGAGCTCAATGTGATGGCCGTGCATGTGACTTTCACGGATATGCGGCCACCGGTGGTCGGCAATGGTTACGGCGAATCAGGGAAAGGGCGCTCATGA
- a CDS encoding DNA-formamidopyrimidine glycosylase family protein, giving the protein MPEGDTVWRQARDLRVVLEGQELLSSDFRVPAHATLNLAGALVSRVESRGKHLLMFVGGQVIHSHLSMEGHWDIYPVAANGRPAKWRRPAFTARAVLQTKLGTAVGFSLGMLEVLQEALVADAVGHLGPDLLGPGWDQDEALRRLLANPGRAIGLALLDQRNLAGIGNIYRNELCFLSRVHPSTAVEGVPDLPRMVALAKRLLEVNKDRSQRSTTGGPARGEAASWVYGLAGKPCKRCGALIRHAKLPDPAFPTRAARDIYWCPRCQPLPLKG; this is encoded by the coding sequence GTGCCTGAGGGAGATACTGTTTGGCGGCAGGCACGGGACCTGCGCGTGGTTCTTGAGGGGCAGGAATTGTTGTCCAGCGACTTCAGAGTTCCGGCGCATGCCACGTTGAACTTGGCCGGAGCGCTGGTGTCCCGGGTGGAGTCGCGGGGCAAGCACCTGCTCATGTTCGTGGGCGGGCAGGTGATCCATTCGCATCTGTCCATGGAAGGACACTGGGACATCTACCCCGTAGCCGCCAACGGCCGTCCGGCAAAGTGGCGGCGGCCCGCCTTCACCGCCCGGGCGGTGCTGCAAACCAAGCTGGGAACAGCTGTGGGATTTTCGCTGGGCATGCTGGAAGTCCTGCAGGAGGCGCTGGTGGCGGACGCCGTGGGACATCTTGGGCCGGATCTGCTGGGGCCGGGCTGGGACCAGGACGAGGCACTGCGTAGGCTGCTGGCCAATCCTGGGCGAGCCATTGGGCTGGCGCTACTGGACCAGCGAAACCTGGCCGGGATCGGCAACATTTACCGCAATGAGCTATGTTTCCTGAGCCGAGTGCACCCGTCCACGGCGGTTGAGGGTGTGCCTGATCTTCCGCGGATGGTGGCGCTGGCCAAGCGGCTGCTCGAGGTGAACAAGGACCGGTCGCAACGCTCCACCACTGGAGGGCCGGCGCGGGGCGAGGCAGCCTCATGGGTCTATGGTTTGGCCGGGAAACCCTGCAAGCGGTGCGGAGCGCTGATCCGTCATGCCAAATTGCCCGATCCGGCTTTTCCTACCCGCGCCGCCCGGGACATTTATTGGTGCCCACGCTGCCAGCCTTTGCCGTTAAAGGGGTGA
- a CDS encoding CU044_5270 family protein, with translation MDELKLLREMRSDIPIVKDSVIERGHERLLQRIAPEHKKRNKRRRTKGLRIAMGSLATLALVTALVVGNVVGLAGWRGAASAEAAEALNHAAELTIKTADPVVGPGQYLKIESTNLWPSGAAGASPAGYDGPPSKQWFWLDTEKIATYIPANRQDEWVMVRSGRIPTTFFDAETKDFVQKTQGLQGATPQTWRGKGGAFQDGPSGMPSESDLASLPRNPYLLLNSIYKQSLGKGDSLDSQAMIEIAALLRTGLVPADLRAALYKAAAMIPGVTLVDKQATLDGQVGIAIGRVERNAVRKDIIIDPVTGQLIGERTVTLQADGPIPAGTAGEWTTIRTTVVDSAP, from the coding sequence ATGGACGAGCTCAAACTACTGCGTGAGATGCGCAGCGACATCCCGATCGTGAAAGACTCCGTGATCGAGCGTGGCCATGAGCGGTTGCTGCAGCGGATCGCCCCTGAGCATAAGAAGCGAAATAAACGACGCCGGACTAAAGGTTTGCGGATCGCGATGGGGTCCCTGGCAACGCTGGCTTTGGTAACGGCGCTGGTGGTCGGCAATGTGGTGGGCCTCGCGGGCTGGCGCGGCGCAGCCTCGGCCGAGGCCGCCGAAGCACTCAACCATGCAGCAGAGTTGACCATCAAAACCGCAGACCCGGTGGTGGGCCCTGGCCAATATCTAAAGATTGAGAGTACCAACCTCTGGCCTTCCGGGGCAGCCGGGGCAAGCCCTGCTGGCTACGATGGGCCTCCCAGCAAACAGTGGTTCTGGTTGGACACCGAAAAGATCGCCACGTACATTCCTGCCAATCGCCAGGATGAGTGGGTAATGGTCCGATCGGGCCGCATCCCCACCACGTTCTTTGACGCAGAAACCAAGGACTTTGTGCAGAAGACCCAAGGGCTTCAGGGTGCTACCCCGCAGACGTGGCGAGGGAAGGGCGGTGCATTCCAGGATGGACCATCGGGGATGCCCAGTGAAAGTGACCTAGCGTCGCTGCCACGGAATCCGTATTTGTTACTGAACAGCATCTACAAACAATCACTTGGCAAAGGAGACTCGCTTGATTCCCAAGCCATGATCGAAATCGCGGCTCTCTTGCGCACCGGTCTAGTTCCCGCCGATTTGCGTGCGGCGCTGTACAAGGCGGCCGCTATGATCCCGGGAGTCACTCTGGTGGATAAGCAAGCAACTTTGGACGGTCAGGTGGGCATTGCCATCGGCCGGGTTGAACGGAACGCAGTACGCAAGGACATCATCATTGATCCTGTGACGGGGCAACTGATCGGCGAACGGACTGTCACGTTGCAGGCCGATGGCCCTATCCCTGCGGGAACAGCCGGTGAATGGACCACCATCCGAACCACGGTGGTTGACTCGGCTCCGTAA
- a CDS encoding Lhr family ATP-dependent helicase — MRHDGAVDETSQMGAMSQFAEPTREWFLGAFGSPTPAQAGAWDAVSNGVHSLVVAPTGSGKTLAAFLWALDGLIARNSSPESAATAPETRTAPKRGTSVLYISPLKALGVDVERNLRAPLIGITQTAARLGLDAPTVSVGVRSGDTPTNERRRLLSHPPDILITTPESLYLMLTSKARETLTAVHTIIIDEVHAVAGTKRGAHLAVSLERLDALLETPAQRIGLSATVEPHSTVARFLGGQAPVSIVAPASTKTWNLGVTVPVADMTELPALAAAHDLGPASGLQPNASIWPHVEEKIVDAVLAKKSTIIFANSRRLAERLTGRLNEIYLERLELADLAESADAGPTPARGPGRAGEAGELVGIDAAPSSVDPWRTARSPARLPADGPTPARGPGRAGEARLPAEMMAQAGAVAGAPNVLAKAHHGSVSKEQRALIEDDLKSGRLRAVVATSSLELGIDMGAVDLVIQVESPPSVASGLQRVGRAGHQVGEISEGLLFPKHRADLLHSAVTVERMLAGQIEPLSIPANPLDILAQQTVAATALESIGVDEWFETVRRSAPFAALPRSAFDATLDLLAGRYPSDEFAELRPRIVWDRTAGTITGRPGAQRLAVTSGGTIPDRGLFGVFIIGSDEPGAAGTANKGGRRVGELDEEMVYESRVGDVFALGATSWKIEDITFDRVLVSPAFGQPGKLPFWKGDSLGRPVELGRALGAFIREVSAAPRKKALARCEATGLDEWAANNLLGYLDEQKAATTTVPDDKTLMVERFHDELGDWRVVLHSPFGMPVHAPWALAVAARLHERYGLDGSAMASDDGIVLRVPLMDDEPPGADLFMFDPEELDGIVTAEVGGSALFASRFRECAARALLLPRQNPGKRSPLWQQRQRSAQLLDVARKYPQFPIVLETVRECLQDVYDLPALKGIASSIERRELRIVETTTNEPSPFARSLLFGYVASFLYEGDSPLAERRAAALSLDPALLDELLGRAELRELLDPAVIAATAAQLQRLAGAGGDADRRVRGLEGVADLLRLLGPLSVEEVAARLLPEVPQLQEPSDAGHSPAAAAAPDLVAEARPGTQSSSETAAQDQPAAQEQPVAEAHLALAASHLSGLLAANRALRVNMAGQERYAAIEDAARLRDALGIPLPMGVPLAFIEPVADPLSDLLGRYARTHGPFTAAEAAARLGLGVAVVQSGLARLAADRRVTEGEFLPLRAENGATEWCDVQVLRQLRSRSLAALRAEVEPVDAAAFALFLPAWQHVTSAAGTPALRGLDGVLTVVDQLAGVPIPASAWEPLVLAARVADYSPAMLDELTATGEVLVSGAGSLGSNDGWLSLHIADSVDLTLAPSTDFTPTEFHERIVAALHTGGAYFFHQLREMTADGPDLAASDTDLMSALWELFWAGRISNDTFAPIRALLSGGHTAHKQKAPPSRLRPARAGRYGRLPGRAAGVQRGAPPMGAGRWSLLPAPATETDSAQTTLRSHALAELFLDRYGVVTRGSVMNHGLPGGFGLMYKVLARLEESGKCRRGYFIEHLGAAQFAVSATVDRLRTFSEDASLNPRPPKALALAATDPANPYGAALPWPPLESGHRPGRKAGALVVMVDGVLVLYVERGGRTLLCFSDDESMVALAGTALVNVVKRGAIDKMAIEKVNGGEVLGTPLAAAMLASGAYSSPRGVRIRA, encoded by the coding sequence ATGCGGCATGATGGAGCCGTGGACGAAACAAGCCAAATGGGTGCAATGAGCCAGTTCGCGGAACCGACCCGCGAGTGGTTTCTGGGCGCCTTCGGCTCCCCAACCCCGGCTCAGGCTGGCGCCTGGGACGCGGTATCCAACGGGGTTCACTCCCTTGTGGTGGCACCCACCGGTTCCGGTAAAACCTTGGCCGCCTTTCTTTGGGCCCTGGATGGTCTCATTGCCAGAAACAGTTCCCCGGAGTCGGCTGCCACAGCCCCAGAAACACGCACAGCACCCAAACGGGGCACCAGCGTCCTCTATATCTCCCCCTTGAAGGCTCTCGGTGTGGACGTTGAACGGAACCTGCGCGCACCATTGATCGGCATCACCCAAACAGCTGCCCGGCTCGGTCTAGACGCCCCAACCGTCAGCGTCGGGGTGAGATCCGGGGATACCCCCACCAATGAGCGCCGCCGCCTGCTCAGCCATCCGCCAGACATCTTGATCACCACCCCCGAGTCCCTGTATTTGATGCTGACCTCCAAGGCGCGGGAAACACTCACAGCCGTCCACACCATCATCATCGACGAGGTCCACGCCGTCGCCGGCACCAAGCGCGGAGCCCATCTGGCAGTATCCCTTGAGCGCCTCGATGCGCTCCTGGAAACACCGGCCCAACGCATCGGACTGTCCGCCACGGTGGAGCCGCATTCCACGGTGGCCCGCTTTCTGGGCGGTCAGGCCCCGGTCAGCATCGTTGCTCCGGCCAGCACCAAGACGTGGAATCTGGGCGTCACGGTGCCGGTCGCGGACATGACGGAACTGCCCGCCCTCGCCGCCGCCCACGATCTCGGCCCAGCCTCCGGACTGCAGCCGAACGCCTCCATCTGGCCGCATGTGGAGGAAAAGATTGTAGACGCCGTCCTGGCGAAGAAATCCACCATCATCTTCGCAAACTCCCGCCGACTGGCCGAGCGCTTGACCGGGCGGCTCAACGAGATTTATCTGGAGCGGCTGGAACTGGCTGACCTGGCTGAGTCCGCTGACGCCGGGCCCACGCCAGCGAGGGGCCCCGGCCGAGCGGGCGAGGCCGGGGAGCTGGTGGGGATCGACGCCGCACCCTCCTCCGTCGATCCGTGGCGGACCGCACGGTCCCCCGCTCGGCTGCCGGCGGATGGGCCCACGCCCGCGAGGGGCCCCGGCCGAGCTGGCGAGGCTCGGCTGCCGGCGGAGATGATGGCCCAGGCCGGGGCCGTGGCGGGTGCCCCCAATGTCCTCGCCAAGGCGCACCACGGCTCGGTGTCCAAGGAGCAGCGGGCGCTGATCGAGGACGATCTCAAGTCCGGGCGGCTACGCGCAGTTGTGGCCACGTCCAGTCTGGAATTGGGCATCGACATGGGTGCTGTGGACTTGGTGATCCAGGTGGAGTCCCCGCCTTCGGTGGCCAGCGGGCTGCAGCGGGTGGGACGTGCCGGGCACCAGGTAGGCGAGATTTCCGAGGGCTTGCTCTTCCCCAAACACCGGGCTGATTTGCTGCATTCTGCTGTTACTGTCGAGCGGATGCTTGCCGGCCAGATCGAACCGCTCTCGATCCCAGCCAACCCGCTGGACATCCTCGCCCAACAAACCGTAGCCGCCACGGCCCTGGAATCCATTGGCGTCGATGAGTGGTTTGAGACCGTGCGGCGCAGCGCCCCCTTTGCTGCCCTCCCGCGGTCAGCCTTCGATGCCACGCTGGACTTGCTGGCCGGACGCTACCCCTCTGACGAATTTGCCGAGCTGCGTCCGCGCATTGTCTGGGACCGCACCGCTGGCACCATCACCGGCCGCCCCGGAGCCCAGCGGCTGGCCGTCACTTCCGGCGGAACCATCCCGGACCGCGGCCTCTTTGGTGTCTTCATTATTGGTTCAGACGAGCCGGGCGCGGCCGGAACCGCCAACAAGGGCGGCCGGCGCGTGGGCGAACTCGATGAGGAGATGGTCTACGAGTCCCGGGTGGGTGATGTCTTTGCCCTCGGCGCCACAAGCTGGAAGATCGAGGACATTACCTTTGACCGCGTGCTGGTCTCCCCTGCCTTCGGCCAACCCGGCAAGCTGCCGTTCTGGAAGGGCGATTCCCTGGGCCGCCCGGTTGAATTGGGCCGCGCACTGGGTGCCTTCATCCGTGAAGTCAGCGCCGCCCCACGTAAAAAGGCCCTGGCCCGCTGCGAGGCCACCGGCTTGGATGAGTGGGCTGCCAATAACTTGCTTGGCTATCTCGACGAGCAAAAGGCCGCCACCACTACCGTTCCCGATGACAAGACGCTCATGGTGGAACGCTTCCACGACGAGCTCGGTGACTGGCGCGTGGTGCTGCACAGTCCCTTCGGCATGCCGGTTCACGCTCCGTGGGCGCTGGCAGTGGCCGCTCGCCTGCACGAACGCTATGGCTTAGACGGCTCGGCCATGGCTTCTGACGACGGCATTGTGCTGCGCGTTCCCCTCATGGACGATGAGCCGCCCGGCGCTGACTTATTCATGTTTGACCCCGAAGAACTGGACGGAATCGTTACGGCCGAAGTGGGCGGATCTGCGCTCTTTGCCAGCCGTTTCCGCGAGTGTGCCGCCCGCGCACTGCTGCTCCCCCGGCAGAATCCGGGCAAGCGTTCGCCCCTATGGCAGCAGCGCCAGCGCTCGGCCCAACTGCTCGATGTTGCCCGCAAGTACCCGCAGTTCCCGATCGTGCTGGAAACCGTGCGCGAATGCCTGCAGGATGTCTACGATCTCCCTGCGCTGAAGGGCATTGCCTCCTCGATCGAGCGGCGTGAGCTGCGGATCGTGGAAACCACCACCAATGAACCGTCACCTTTCGCCCGCTCTCTCTTGTTCGGCTACGTGGCCAGCTTTCTCTACGAGGGTGATTCCCCGCTCGCCGAACGCCGCGCCGCCGCCCTCTCCCTAGATCCCGCGCTGCTCGATGAGCTGCTGGGCCGGGCCGAGCTGCGCGAGCTGCTCGATCCGGCTGTCATCGCCGCCACCGCGGCCCAGCTGCAGCGCCTGGCTGGTGCGGGCGGCGACGCCGATCGCCGCGTGCGTGGCCTTGAAGGGGTGGCAGATCTGCTCCGATTGTTGGGCCCGTTGAGCGTTGAGGAGGTTGCCGCCCGGCTACTTCCCGAGGTTCCCCAACTCCAAGAACCGTCCGACGCCGGGCACTCCCCTGCCGCCGCTGCCGCACCCGATCTGGTGGCCGAGGCCCGCCCTGGGACGCAGAGCAGCTCCGAGACAGCGGCGCAGGATCAGCCTGCGGCGCAGGAGCAGCCTGTGGCCGAGGCCCACCTGGCGCTGGCGGCCTCTCACCTCTCTGGGTTACTCGCAGCAAACCGCGCGTTGCGGGTCAACATGGCGGGTCAGGAGCGGTACGCCGCCATTGAGGATGCGGCACGGTTGCGCGATGCCCTCGGCATTCCGCTGCCCATGGGTGTTCCGTTGGCGTTCATTGAACCCGTGGCCGATCCGCTGAGTGATTTGCTGGGACGTTACGCCCGCACCCACGGACCCTTCACCGCAGCGGAAGCCGCGGCGAGGCTGGGACTCGGTGTCGCCGTCGTACAGTCCGGGCTGGCCAGATTGGCTGCCGACAGGCGCGTCACAGAAGGTGAATTTTTGCCGCTGCGTGCCGAAAATGGTGCCACGGAATGGTGCGATGTTCAGGTTCTGCGGCAGTTGCGGAGCAGATCGCTGGCGGCGCTGCGTGCCGAAGTTGAGCCCGTTGACGCGGCAGCCTTTGCCCTGTTCCTGCCTGCCTGGCAGCATGTCACCTCCGCTGCGGGAACCCCGGCTCTGCGGGGTTTGGACGGCGTGCTGACGGTAGTGGATCAGTTAGCTGGCGTGCCCATTCCGGCATCGGCCTGGGAACCGCTGGTGCTGGCTGCGCGCGTGGCCGATTACTCCCCCGCCATGCTGGACGAGCTGACGGCCACCGGTGAAGTGCTGGTTTCGGGTGCGGGTTCCTTGGGCTCGAATGATGGCTGGCTGAGTCTCCACATTGCGGATTCGGTGGATCTGACGCTGGCGCCATCGACGGATTTCACGCCCACCGAATTTCACGAACGGATCGTGGCCGCGTTGCACACCGGCGGCGCCTACTTCTTCCACCAACTGCGCGAAATGACCGCCGACGGCCCGGATCTGGCCGCCTCCGATACCGATCTGATGTCCGCACTGTGGGAGCTGTTCTGGGCCGGGCGCATCAGCAATGACACCTTCGCCCCGATCCGGGCCCTCTTATCTGGCGGGCACACGGCGCACAAGCAAAAAGCCCCACCCTCGCGGCTGCGCCCTGCCCGAGCCGGCCGTTATGGGCGCCTGCCGGGTCGGGCCGCAGGCGTGCAGCGCGGCGCCCCACCCATGGGTGCCGGGCGCTGGAGTTTATTGCCGGCCCCTGCCACCGAAACCGACAGCGCCCAAACCACCCTGCGCAGTCATGCCCTCGCCGAACTGTTCCTGGACCGGTACGGGGTGGTCACGCGCGGCTCCGTCATGAACCACGGACTTCCCGGCGGTTTCGGACTCATGTACAAGGTGTTGGCCCGGCTGGAGGAGAGTGGAAAATGCCGCCGCGGCTACTTCATCGAGCACCTCGGCGCGGCGCAGTTTGCTGTCTCGGCCACAGTGGACCGGTTGCGCACCTTCAGCGAGGACGCATCGCTGAACCCGCGTCCACCGAAGGCTTTGGCCCTGGCCGCGACTGATCCCGCCAACCCCTACGGCGCCGCCCTGCCCTGGCCGCCGCTGGAATCCGGGCACAGGCCCGGGCGCAAGGCGGGCGCCTTGGTGGTGATGGTCGACGGCGTACTGGTCCTCTATGTGGAGCGCGGCGGGCGCACGCTGTTGTGCTTCAGCGACGATGAATCCATGGTGGCGCTGGCCGGTACGGCCTTGGTCAACGTGGTCAAGCGCGGCGCGATCGACAAAATGGCCATTGAAAAGGTCAATGGCGGCGAGGTTTTGGGTACGCCGCTGGCCGCGGCTATGCTCGCCTCAGGGGCGTACAGCTCGCCGCGAGGAGTGCGGATCCGTGCCTGA
- a CDS encoding RluA family pseudouridine synthase, which produces MKSPLPVRNGVNATRVRVPDEGPWATAMEFVLDKFGHVDSAGIVDRFVRGEVRAIDGEIVTPTTPLNEHMFIWYYRELPVEKRLPVELSILHQDDNLVVVDKPHFLPTTPGGMYVQESALVRLRVLLDAPDLVPIHRLDRMTAGVLLFSANPDTRGKYQLLFEKRRIEKTYRAVAPVREDLEFPLVVRSRMIKSRTYLLAQEIEGEPNAETRIELMDTRVDAATGQTLGLYDLQPHTGKTHQLRVHLASQGIGIMNDSFYPVLHDQAPDDYSKPLQLLAHSIAFTDPLTREPVKYSSKLELSEFPDHQ; this is translated from the coding sequence ATGAAATCTCCCCTTCCCGTCCGCAATGGCGTCAATGCAACACGCGTGCGAGTCCCCGACGAAGGCCCGTGGGCAACGGCCATGGAATTTGTGCTGGATAAGTTTGGCCATGTGGATTCTGCCGGCATTGTGGATAGGTTTGTGCGCGGCGAGGTCCGGGCCATTGACGGGGAAATCGTCACACCCACCACACCCTTGAACGAACACATGTTCATTTGGTACTACCGTGAGCTGCCCGTTGAAAAGCGTCTCCCGGTTGAGCTGTCCATCCTGCACCAGGACGACAACCTGGTGGTGGTGGATAAACCGCACTTCCTGCCCACCACACCGGGTGGCATGTATGTGCAGGAATCGGCGCTAGTCCGCCTCCGGGTTCTGCTGGACGCCCCGGATTTGGTGCCGATTCACCGTTTGGACCGCATGACCGCTGGCGTGCTGCTGTTTTCCGCCAACCCGGACACCCGTGGCAAGTACCAACTGCTCTTTGAAAAGCGCCGCATTGAAAAGACCTACCGCGCCGTGGCCCCGGTACGCGAGGACCTGGAATTTCCGCTGGTGGTGCGTAGCCGCATGATCAAGTCACGCACGTATCTTTTAGCTCAAGAAATAGAGGGGGAGCCCAATGCTGAAACCCGCATTGAGCTCATGGATACCCGCGTTGATGCCGCCACCGGCCAGACACTGGGCCTCTACGATCTCCAGCCGCACACCGGTAAAACCCACCAGCTGCGGGTTCATCTTGCTTCCCAGGGCATCGGCATCATGAACGACTCCTTCTACCCCGTACTACACGATCAGGCCCCGGACGATTACTCCAAACCCCTGCAGCTGCTGGCCCACAGCATTGCCTTCACCGACCCGCTGACTCGCGAACCGGTGAAGTACTCCTCAAAGCTGGAACTGTCCGAGTTCCCAGACCACCAGTAA
- a CDS encoding DUF2273 domain-containing protein, with amino-acid sequence MSATLAGTAIAATLAISALAFGFWAMLLVALFMAVGAVIGRSIDGSLDLRGVIDALRGKRTSS; translated from the coding sequence ATGAGTGCCACCTTGGCAGGAACGGCCATAGCTGCAACCCTCGCCATCTCGGCTTTGGCCTTCGGATTTTGGGCCATGCTGCTGGTGGCTCTGTTCATGGCAGTCGGCGCAGTGATCGGGCGAAGCATTGACGGCAGCCTGGACCTACGAGGTGTCATTGACGCCCTTCGCGGGAAGCGCACTTCCTCATGA
- a CDS encoding maleylpyruvate isomerase family mycothiol-dependent enzyme — translation MAKIQDNELWALAHAERVALAEDLASLTPAQWHHESLCGAWDVEQVVAHLSAAASIGQWRWIRSMLGARFRPDVHNLRRLREYLGATPEATLEQFRALITSTTAPTSDTAAYLGEVLVHAEDIRFPLGFSHTPSMDALMPVAEFYALRDFAVPSRSNAAGLRLKADDGPFAAGNGPLIEGPTLSLVMVMAGRRAHLDKLHGSGVQVLRSRL, via the coding sequence ATGGCAAAGATTCAGGACAACGAGCTATGGGCCTTGGCGCACGCTGAACGGGTCGCGCTCGCGGAAGATTTGGCTAGCCTGACACCGGCCCAATGGCATCACGAATCATTGTGTGGAGCATGGGATGTTGAACAGGTCGTGGCCCATCTGAGTGCCGCGGCAAGCATTGGCCAATGGCGGTGGATCCGCAGCATGCTCGGCGCGCGGTTCCGCCCAGACGTGCACAACCTACGCCGCCTGCGCGAGTATCTGGGCGCCACTCCGGAGGCGACCCTGGAACAGTTCCGGGCCCTCATCACCAGCACCACGGCTCCCACGTCCGACACCGCTGCCTACCTGGGCGAAGTTCTGGTCCATGCCGAAGATATTCGCTTTCCGTTGGGGTTTAGCCACACTCCGTCCATGGATGCGCTCATGCCAGTTGCAGAGTTTTATGCCCTTCGTGACTTCGCCGTTCCCAGCAGGAGCAACGCAGCGGGCCTGCGTCTGAAGGCTGACGACGGCCCATTTGCTGCCGGAAACGGTCCCCTTATTGAGGGGCCGACGCTGTCTCTGGTGATGGTCATGGCCGGGCGCCGGGCGCATCTGGACAAGCTCCACGGTTCAGGCGTTCAGGTCCTGCGCTCACGCCTGTAA
- a CDS encoding RNA polymerase sigma factor has product MKQLQDLPHKLADAPDAVLAERAGDGDVAAFEMLARRHAPLMRAYARRLVNSHAEADDVVQEALIAAWKDIAHLQDGTAAKAWLMRIVSRRAVDTGRRRKSHDNLDDQPEAPDSLPTPEQVAVAGSARRALNIALSRLPEEQRRCWVLKELGGQSYEEIAAALGISAASVRGRLARARTTLMKEMEEWR; this is encoded by the coding sequence GTGAAACAACTGCAGGACCTGCCCCACAAACTAGCTGATGCCCCGGACGCCGTTTTGGCCGAACGGGCCGGCGACGGGGATGTTGCCGCCTTTGAAATGCTGGCGCGCAGGCACGCGCCACTCATGCGCGCCTATGCCCGGCGTCTGGTCAACTCGCATGCCGAGGCCGACGACGTCGTGCAAGAAGCGCTCATTGCGGCATGGAAAGACATTGCTCATTTGCAGGACGGAACCGCCGCGAAGGCGTGGCTCATGCGGATTGTGTCCCGTCGCGCTGTGGACACCGGCCGGCGTCGAAAGTCCCATGACAACCTTGACGACCAGCCTGAGGCGCCAGACTCCTTGCCCACGCCGGAGCAGGTCGCGGTGGCCGGGTCCGCGCGTCGTGCCTTGAATATCGCGTTGTCTAGGCTGCCTGAGGAACAGCGAAGATGCTGGGTTTTGAAGGAATTGGGCGGTCAATCCTATGAGGAGATCGCTGCGGCGCTGGGAATTAGCGCCGCCAGCGTCCGCGGCCGGTTGGCCAGGGCGCGGACAACGCTCATGAAGGAAATGGAGGAATGGCGATGA
- a CDS encoding GlsB/YeaQ/YmgE family stress response membrane protein, whose translation MGFFSFIILGLIVGAIVKAIMPGKVQGGWITSIILGVVGAIVGGWLGSIIFNVDLGSFFNIKTWLLSIGGGLVVAAAYGAIKGRK comes from the coding sequence ATGGGTTTCTTTAGCTTCATCATTCTGGGTTTGATCGTCGGAGCCATCGTCAAGGCAATCATGCCGGGCAAGGTGCAGGGCGGCTGGATCACCAGCATCATCCTGGGCGTGGTCGGTGCCATCGTCGGTGGGTGGCTGGGTTCCATCATTTTCAACGTTGATCTGGGATCGTTCTTTAACATCAAAACGTGGCTGTTGTCGATCGGTGGCGGCCTGGTAGTTGCAGCTGCCTACGGCGCCATCAAGGGCCGCAAGTAA
- a CDS encoding RNA polymerase sigma factor, translating to MTTDSDIIRGSGENPQVFTALYDKYARMIYRYAARRAGESAAEDVMAETFLIAFERRDSFDHAWADARPWLFGIATNLLRKHHRTEAKILKVLAKSSGRDAYADSTERIAEQLDAAAATSALAAALRKLSAVDRECILLYAWAELNYEGIAEATKVPIGTVRSRLNRARRILKAAAGSHQNNTEEADHGRAQTTA from the coding sequence GTGACTACAGACAGCGACATTATTCGTGGATCCGGTGAGAACCCTCAAGTTTTCACTGCGCTCTACGACAAATATGCCCGGATGATCTACCGGTATGCGGCCCGCCGCGCCGGTGAATCGGCAGCCGAGGACGTTATGGCCGAAACTTTTCTGATCGCTTTTGAGCGGCGGGATTCCTTTGACCATGCGTGGGCGGATGCCCGTCCTTGGTTGTTCGGCATTGCCACGAATCTGCTGCGCAAGCATCATCGGACCGAGGCGAAAATACTCAAGGTGCTTGCCAAGTCGTCGGGCCGTGACGCCTACGCCGACAGCACCGAGCGGATTGCTGAGCAGCTGGATGCTGCGGCAGCTACCTCGGCGTTGGCGGCGGCGTTGCGGAAACTTTCCGCGGTGGACAGGGAATGCATCCTGCTCTATGCCTGGGCGGAGCTGAATTATGAGGGTATTGCCGAAGCCACCAAGGTACCCATCGGCACTGTGAGGTCACGACTCAACCGGGCCCGGCGCATCCTTAAAGCAGCTGCCGGCTCCCACCAGAACAACACCGAGGAGGCAGATCATGGACGAGCTCAAACTACTGCGTGA